The genomic DNA GGTCTCGTCGTATTGGCGGCGCAGCCCGAGCCGAATCTCGGAATCATTCCCGGTGCGGGCGCCACCCAGCGCATGCCGCGGCTGGTGGGAATCGAAAAGGCCTGGTCCCTGCTTCGGACGGGACGGCCCATCTCGAGCGCGGAGGCGCTCGAGATGGGCCTGATACGCGATGAGGTCGATGGGGACCTCGTCGAGGCGGCGGTCGCTCTCGCCCGCGACGTCGCTTCCGGCAAAGTCGTGCTCCCGAAGATTCCACGGGAACCGATCGAGATCCCTCCGAGCTTTCCCGACGTCGACATCGGGCATCGGTCCCGTGCCGTGGATGCCATTCTGCAAAAGGCGATTCTGGAAGGCGCTCGCCTCCCTCTCGCGGAGTCTCTTCGCTATGAAGCGAAATGTTTCGGCGAGGTGTGCGGTCTCGCCGACATGCGCATCGGGGTCACGAACTTCATCGAGAACGGCCCTCGAGCGAAAGCGAAGTTCGAGCACAGATAACATCGATATCGGCGCGCGAGCCTTCGATCTGCTGTTGACGCGGCCAAATCTGGGCCGTAAGGACGACAGCATAGTGGGAGTCGCCCTCTGCTAGGATGCACCTAGGGCGGAACTGGATGAACCCTCGGGCATGACCAAACGGATCTACATCGAAAAGAGCTACTGGGAGACGACGATGAAGAACGACGATAAAGGCATTCAAGCCGTTCGCGACGTGCGAAAAAAGATATCCGCGGAATTTGACAACGATCCAGACAGGCTCGTCGAGCACTACATATTGGAACAAGAGCGCTATCGGGAGCGGTTGCTCAAGCCGGTTGCCGCTCCACTAGGGGAACCGTTGAAGAGTGGCTCACGGCGCCGTCCTCCAGCAGGGCGATAGGCGCGATCGAACGAGATTGATGGGGACAGTATCGTTGTCGTTGTGCGCTTCGTAGACTAATTGCCTCCCGGCAGCAGACGTTGGATCGACTTCTTGCCCGAACCGTCCCTCGGCGTTTCGCGTCACGCCACGAAAAGGTCGACGTCTTTTCGAGCTCGAATCCCGGGCCGTCGCTCAAGTTTGTGATCATAGCGGTCACCAAATCGTGCTCGGGGTACAGCGCCAATTGCGTGGTGCCCTATTTGCGCCCCTCGACGAGATGTTCCCACGACTCGAGCAGGTCGAGGCGCCGGGCCAGTCCTTCCAGCTCCGACGCGGACGAGGCGTCGAGTGGAATGCCGTTGGCCCGTCGCTCCTGTTCGAGGGCCATCTCGGACTCGCCCGGGTAGAAGACCCTCGGTGCCCCGGATGCTGGGGTACGGGTCAGCTGACGAATCATGTCCTTCATCTGGTTTCTGAAACGCACCCACGGAGCGAAGGCCCTCACCCGGATGGCGAGGAAGAAATGCCCGACCCCGGCGACGTCCGGATGCTTCGCCTCGGCTGCCGCGAGGTGACGTCCAAAGGAAGCGCCCGACAGGACACCGGAGAGGATGTCGAAGGCGAGCGCCAGGCCGTACCCTTTGTGAGAGCCTGTCTCGGGATGGCTTCCAAGCGGTAGCAGCCTCATCGATTCGAGCGCCGCCTTTGGGCTCGTAATCGGCTCCCCCGCGCTGTCGATCGCGAGCCCGATGGGAATGGGCTCGTCTCGGCGAAGAGCTTCTTCGATGGACGACCGCGATCCTGCGGTCGTCGCAATATCCAGCACGAAGGGCGAGGCGTCCTCGGGGCTTGGAATGGCGATGGCGATCGGGTTCGAGCCCAACATCGGCTTCGTTCCGTAGGTCGGAAGCATGACGGGAGTGGAATTGGAAACGACGATGCCGATCATCTGCTGTTCGAGTGCCATTCGGGCGTAGTAGCCTGCCATGCCGAAATCGTTGCTATTCCGTGCCGCCACACCGGACACGCCAAATTTGTTGGCCAGGCGAAGCGCGAGCTCCATCGCGTGCTGGGCGACCAGATGGCCCATTCCGTTGTCTCCGTCCACGACGGCCGCCGCCTGGTCCTCGGTTACGAGCTGGACTCGTGGGATCGGATTGATCAGCCCAGAGCTGATGCGGGACGCGAAGAACGGAAGCCGCCGAACGCCCTCGCCCTCCACACCAGCGAGGTCGGCGGCCACCAGGGCATCGCCTACCTTGGAGGCATCTTTCGCGGGAAGGCGAAGCCGTTTGAGCACTTCGCGCACGAAGTAATGGAGACGACCGTGTCGGACGTACAGCCTGTCGCTCACGTCGACCCCTGCAGCCAGCGATGGTCAGATAGATTGCGCTTAGTCATCGTGCGAGCGGGCGGAAGGAAGATGCTACTCGCGGCGGGCCGAGAATGCCAGCG from Vicinamibacteria bacterium includes the following:
- a CDS encoding Ldh family oxidoreductase, encoding MSDRLYVRHGRLHYFVREVLKRLRLPAKDASKVGDALVAADLAGVEGEGVRRLPFFASRISSGLINPIPRVQLVTEDQAAAVVDGDNGMGHLVAQHAMELALRLANKFGVSGVAARNSNDFGMAGYYARMALEQQMIGIVVSNSTPVMLPTYGTKPMLGSNPIAIAIPSPEDASPFVLDIATTAGSRSSIEEALRRDEPIPIGLAIDSAGEPITSPKAALESMRLLPLGSHPETGSHKGYGLALAFDILSGVLSGASFGRHLAAAEAKHPDVAGVGHFFLAIRVRAFAPWVRFRNQMKDMIRQLTRTPASGAPRVFYPGESEMALEQERRANGIPLDASSASELEGLARRLDLLESWEHLVEGRK